A single window of Eucalyptus grandis isolate ANBG69807.140 chromosome 1, ASM1654582v1, whole genome shotgun sequence DNA harbors:
- the LOC104455308 gene encoding major strawberry allergen Fra a 1-3-like: MGEFSCSTMITSSIPEAKAFEAIVNANNLISGVLMPILKSVEFVEEFTSIEGNRDRTMKHKVEALDNDNFTYCYSITEGDALGTTFEMITY, from the exons ATGGGAGAGTTCAGCTGCAGCACCATGATCACGTCCTCCATCCCTGAGGCCAAGGCATTCGAGGCCATTGTCAATGCCAACAACCTCATCTCTGGGGTCCTCATGCCAATCCTCAAGAGCGTTGAGTTCGTCGAGGAGTTCACTTCCATCGAAG GCAACCGAGACAGGACAATGAAGCACAAGGTCGAGGCCCTGGACAATGACAACTTCACCTACTGCTATTCAATCACTGAGGGCGACGCGCTGGGAACCACCTTCGAGATGATCACCTACTAG